A single window of Aquificaceae bacterium DNA harbors:
- a CDS encoding type III-B CRISPR module-associated Cmr3 family protein: MLLTLLFKPLGFLKSLPNSHTFFGAFCWGLRLLYGEDRLRRFLEDYKSSPPVIFSSLLFREGGKLYFPKPASLGLKIDLRNLDNREFSAYRKYKKLKSLSFVAEEVLRDFLMGNAIDYEKLFQEEKSFFAKALVPHASINRLTSTTTGGELFFESIFATGEFCLLVKINRWEFEEKPEELLPAIYNLLPLGGNKSTGMGLFNVSLLKTPEWLSQYTEKAGDYFYSLSDFFYSQNIDLQESYYEVEVKRPAVENYFGRHGNLLWKKPMPLIKAGAVMKVRDSSGYYGKLKQISHNLYHYGYAFPLYLRGGKPC; this comes from the coding sequence ATGCTCCTAACGCTTCTTTTTAAACCTCTTGGCTTTCTTAAGTCCTTACCGAACAGTCATACTTTCTTTGGAGCTTTTTGCTGGGGTCTGAGGCTTTTGTATGGAGAAGATAGGCTAAGGAGGTTCTTAGAAGACTACAAGAGCTCTCCACCTGTTATATTTTCCTCTCTCCTTTTCAGAGAAGGAGGAAAGCTATACTTTCCAAAGCCTGCGTCCCTTGGCTTAAAGATAGACCTAAGGAACTTAGATAATAGGGAATTTTCTGCATACAGAAAGTATAAAAAGCTAAAGTCTCTGAGCTTCGTTGCTGAAGAGGTCCTTAGGGACTTTCTTATGGGGAATGCCATAGACTACGAGAAACTTTTCCAAGAAGAGAAGAGTTTTTTTGCAAAGGCTTTGGTCCCTCATGCCAGCATAAATAGGCTCACAAGCACCACCACAGGAGGAGAACTTTTCTTTGAGAGCATATTTGCCACTGGGGAGTTTTGTCTTTTGGTAAAGATAAACCGTTGGGAATTTGAGGAAAAACCAGAGGAGCTTCTGCCTGCCATATATAACCTCTTGCCTTTGGGTGGCAACAAGTCTACTGGCATGGGGCTTTTTAATGTAAGCCTTTTAAAAACTCCAGAGTGGCTTTCACAGTATACGGAAAAGGCAGGGGACTATTTCTATAGCCTCTCGGACTTTTTCTACTCACAGAATATTGACCTGCAGGAAAGCTACTACGAGGTGGAAGTGAAAAGACCTGCGGTGGAAAACTACTTTGGAAGACATGGAAACCTCTTGTGGAAAAAGCCCATGCCTCTTATAAAGGCTGGTGCGGTTATGAAGGTAAGAGACAGCTCAGGCTACTACGGAAAATTGAAACAGATTTCTCACAACCTTTACCACTATGGATATGCCTTTCCTCTATACTTGAGAGGTGGAAAGCCATGTTAA